DNA sequence from the Dreissena polymorpha isolate Duluth1 chromosome 3, UMN_Dpol_1.0, whole genome shotgun sequence genome:
TAGACACCAGGGATGTATAAAAGATCTATTATACATCCCTGGTAGACACCAAGTAACGGCTGTAGACATTTTTGGTGAAACATACATACAATgaaattgttatatgttttaaacttaaaaacgatttttttttaattaaagactttaaTTTTTGTACTACCAGATTGTACTGATTTCAATAAACTGAAACAATCACTTCTCTTTTCATCCCCAAAcaaatacaatcaatatttgcATACATACAACAAAACAACGCTGTAAATTGTAACCCATTTTACTTGACctgattattaaaataactttcCATACATGTTTATCATAAAACCCATTAATGACATGATgggttatacatgtacatttaactgATAATGCCAAATAATAGCTATACTGCTTGTCAAATAGAAAAAAAAGTAGAACAATTAAAACTTCTTTAACTAAACAAGTATTTGGTTTGGACATTAAATTTTGACTGGTATGTATTCCTATAAATACAGCTTGTATAGAAGTAAACATGGTTCAGTTATGATCTGTATATGTTAAGATTAAAAAATTTCTATTTGTGGAAATATTGTAAATGTGCAATAGAAtatgaaactaaaaaaacatgGTACATTAAAAGTGACATATGACTTACCAAAACACAATAATAGTATCTAAAATAATGAAGGAAAACTATTTAATAGCAAGAGTAATAGCACATCTGACATTACTTTATTACTTATTTTTGTAAGAAATCAGAAgttgcatttgaaaaaataattaagtttttaattgtttttgttaaacaacaatgtttcattttagtaACAGATAAGGATTCGCCCAGAAAAGGGtattacccaaatattttttattattattttataacataaaaaagaTGGATATAATTTCAAGTACTCGATGAATTCATTGAGTACTTGTTTCCATATAACACTTTTTAGATTAACTTATGGTTTGTAAATGCAGCATGCATGaactatttaattaatttatcactcttaaataaaataatgagaaaaatgtgtttttgaagtgaGGTATTACACAAATATCCCAACCCAGTTGATCAGTTTATGTGAttaaaaaacattacattttattacTGTTTAACTGGCAAACTGAAGAAATGGTCATGTTAACACATAGtaaacagaaaaaaagacattACACAAAATATACTTCTGTTGTGTACACTCTTAAAACTTCAAAATCTGAAGtttaaatttctttaatttaaaataactgaAATGTACAGCTAATCACCTCGAATATTACTGACCTAAGTTTCCTAAATTTAACAAACACCCACTGTTATTCACATGATGAACATAAAAATAGATTCCCTGTTTTTAACACTTTCTTCCACTTCATATGGTGTTGAAGTCCAGCACACTGTCGATGTATCGAATACTTACAACCACCACACTGTATCCACTGATTCTgaccttgaaaataattgtcagtCTTTTTACAAATCTTACACTTAACCTCATCTCCTCCAGAAGACATAACAGTCTTGTCAGTTGGAGAGGATGTTTCAGTATACTCGTTTTCAGAGAAGTCACATTCAAAATCTGGTATATGGATTTTCTTTCTCTTTCTTTCACTTTTTCTTGTTACTACACCACTTGAAGTGATTGACTCATCAGGCAAATCACCAGAAGTTAATTCCTTTGAGCACATTCCTGGTGCACCTTGTTGACCTGCTTTGTGTTGTAATTTCTTCGGTGCTGGGCCTTTACCTGTGCTACTTGTTTTCCCTTTTTTGTGTGACTTTTTGACTTTAGTAGCCATTTGGGACTTAACAGCAATACTTCCTTCTTCAGAAATTTCACCTTCAAAAACTGGTGAAGATATGTTCTTCTTTCTCGCTCCCTTTTTAGCATATATACCACTAGATGTACTAGGTTCATCATATGAAACACTTACATATTCTTCCTCTGATGAAATTTCTTCCACATGTTGTTCATCTTTTTTGAGTTGTGCCTTCTTAACGGCTGGGGCCTTACCTTTTCTTGTAGTTTTTTTGTCATGAATGCCTGTCTCTGAAACTCGTACTTGCTTCCTGTGGGCCATTTTCTTCTTAATATTAAAACTCTCAAGAAGGTCTTTGCGAAACTGATTAACCATTACCATCAGGAAAAGTTCAATTATCAGATTATAAACTTGCTTTGTTACACCATGTTCTAGCTGCTTGTCCTTTACACTGTGTTCTATAGTATTGGCAAAGGATttgaaaagtgtattatttgacagaattttttctttgatcttttcaaacatttcactcccatacttgtttaaattttcatcaatcaACAATTCTAAGGTTCTTCGAGTAAGTTCCAGGAAAAAATGGTACAATTCATCTGATATGTTGGTAAGTAATCTTTGTCCGTATTGCTTGCATGCAATGTCTATGAGTGACTCTGGTTCTTTGGTGATGGACTGAATGTACTGTTCTTCTACCTTCAGACTTTCTAACAAATTAACCAACTTCAATGAATCATTGTATTTACTAATTGAGTCACTGTCTAAtttgtacatattgttttttttcttttgtttattcttGTGCAGGATTTTAGCTATGCAGTAACTGCCGATGTATCTTACTCTTGCATGTGATTCATTTGTCACAGATCTATTTGATATGTGTCGCTGAACAACTGGCAATCgttcaacattgctctgcaacaCATATTTTCGTATTTGATTAgacacattaaaacaaatgtggACATGATCATCTGTGAATCGCGAGTCCTCGAATAAAGTTAAACAGTTCATTCGGAATTCAGCACTAGTTTGATGAGCATGCACATTAGAGTAAAACTCTGTTTGCTGTTTAGCTGTAAAAGGCCGAATTGGTTCAGTGTTTGAAGACTCAATCAGTGCTGAATAAAATGCATACTCCTTTTTGCAGAActgaatgtattttattttgttcatatcatTTATGATCCTATTTACATGATCTTGCATTGCAGTGACTGGATTCTTGAAATTTATCTGATCTAGAATTTGATCCAGATTTAAATCATCTGGAAGATTCAAATCATCTTTAACACTACTTATTTTTAGGATCAGTTCAtcaaattcactatcaaattcTTCCTGGCTAGTTACATTTTCATTCATCTCCACATTGTCTATGCTCTCTTGTATTAGCTGCATGTCTTGCAATGTATATATCCCTGGTGGGTTTGGCTCTTGTGTGTTTCTGAAATGAAAATTGAAGCAACTTAGTATAACCCCAAAAGTAACACATTacacttttaaaggggccttttcacattttggtaaattaacaaaattaaaacaagagatgtgtttgtgaaacactatgtccccttatatatgacctttgaccttgaaggatgaccttgacctttcaccactgaaaatgtgcatctccatgagatacacatgcatgccaaataccaagttgctatcttcaatattgcaaaagtattcataaaataagggatttgggacacatatatttgacctctgaccttgaagggtgaccttgaccttgacctttcaccactcaaaatgtgcagctccatgagatacacattcatgccaaatatcaagttgctatcttcaatattgcaaaagtattcataaaataagcgatttgggccacatatatttgacgtctgaccttgaaggatgaccttgactttgacctttcaccactcaaaatgtgcagcttcatgagatacacatgcatgccaaatatgaagttgctatcttcaatatagcaaaagttattgcaaaatgttaaagttggcgcaaaccaaccaacagaccaaccaaccaaccaacagaccaaccaacagacagggcaaaaacaatatgttccctactactatagtgggggacattaaaacctgaaaattataaagtgttgcagcatgaaactattgaataatttgtagagttctgttgttgttgttatatttagtgaaactacgaggattgcttatataaagaattcAATACAACCATCATGGTAAGAGCACGGCTGGCTGAGTGATCTAAGTGTGtaggcttttactccaggactccaggggtcagtggttcgagccctgttgaagtttactttttttcttcttttttaaattgtattcttgattttttacttgatcCCATGTTTGCATGTATCAAAATTAAGCTTTTATgacaaaattcaatacatgcaaacatctgtgaaaaggcccctttaagagttgGTTAATAAccaaattgtaatttattttattaagtgcTCAGTGATATACATTGTAAGTCAGTgatttaaactaaatttatgttaccctttttgttcattttaatattttgaaacggTTTGCTTTGTACTTTATTACACACATTATCAGAATTACTGTCTTATTTGAAATATTCACCttatgaaatgctttaaattatggattgaaatgaaagatatttattatattaagcaattactctataaaatattttgttaatactttatattcaaaataatttgattatttagttGATTTCGTCTATTTTGTATCCAATACCAGGGCTTTCATGAACAAAagtttgaagtttcaaaattTTTGAAATCCAATAAATGAGGTATTAAGTGCAATCACTGATTATAATTCAAATTAGCAATAtgtgcaaaaatatataaatgaacataataattgATTACATAAAGCTATGGAAAAgtgttataaacatattaatgtcACCTTATACACCAAAATTTTGTgagaaaaaatccaaattcagAGACAATGAAGTTAAGACTTCCAAATTTCAAGAGTAATTGAAAGCCCTGTTACAATAACACATATAATTTacgcattatatttatttaacacaggcTGGTCCAACGGTTAGAAGCAGATGAAAATAGCTGCATACAAGTAGATAAGTTATACTCAGCCTACCAGTcggaattggatgaaaattatgttcCTGTTACAAAACGAATGCTAATTGAACAGTTTACAAACATATttccatcaacagaaaaaaagaCACTTCAAACAAACTTGAAAAGTAGAGTTACCCAGTACAAAGGCGTCAAATTGCTtgctttacaaacattacaagaAGAAGCATGCACCATGTCTGACCTAGTGAAGTGTTTACCCCATGATGTTGCAATTGTGGAATGTACCTCAAGCCATCTTAAATGCTCCATTGATGCCAATATTAGAAGTAATGggaataacattttcaaagagaTAACATTTTTGGAAAATGGTTTATGGTCTTTGGAAATATCTGGAAAGGAAATTGAGTTAGGCATCCTTTCTATATCGAACAggttcacaaaaaacagcaaagGCATTGGTACTGTCCTGAAGATTGTGAGCTTAATCAGATTATGTGAAGGTGTCAttatcaacaataaaacaataatgaccCGTTTCCACATCCTTGAAAATCTGGCTACTGGCACTGAAGCATCATCCAGAATTTTGAGATCTGTTCTATGTAATAGGGTTACTCCCTTAAATTGTAAgacaaacacatgcattaagtgccaAAGAATGACTAAAACTACTTCATTACAAAATGTACCAACAATGGAATATCAAACGAAATCTGACATTTACTCAGAAGGTGATGAGAtagttgacaaattaaaaaaaataataccagGTGCAACTGGACAAATGGTTCAACTATTTTTAAGTCAGGCGTCAAATGTAGATAAAGACCCAAGAGGCAGGAGGTGGACTGAAGAAATGATATCCATTTGCCTCCAATGGTACTGCAGAAGTCCACATTCTTATGAATCTTTTAGGCAAAGTGGTTACCTATTACTTCCATCAAAATCTACACTTATCcattacaaaaatattgtcaaacaGAATGTGGGTTTTGACAGAAACATCTTTACATGGATGCTTGAAGAGGCCACCAGGCAAAAACTTCCTCCAGAAGGGTTCTATGGTGGTCTGATATTTGACGAAATGTCAATTCAATCTGATGTACAACTTTGTAAAAATGGGGATGTCATTGAGTTAATTGGTCTAGTGGATCTTGGGGAAGAAGGAAATATGTCAAACACATTGAGGAAAGGAAAAAATGAGAAGAGTTGTGGGTCCCATGCTTTACAGCTTGTCTTTCTAGGTGTAACAGGGTTCAGATTTCCTGTTGCACATTTTGTGTCAGGGGGAATTCAGGCACCTGAGCTATACCCCTTATTCTGGGAGGCAGTGGATCTCTTAAGAATGTTCGGCTTTAACGTCTTGTACACATGCATGGATGGGGCCCAGTGCAACCGCACATTTATGCACATAAATAACCTCAATTCAAATTTTGTTGCTTTAAGCCCTTGTTCATTTTCCAGCATGATTTTCATAATGGACAGTTCTCATGTCAtcaaaaaaataagaaataatctGCTAAAAAGTGGGATATGCAAATCTTCAACACGACTCCTTACTTTGACAACAAGTGACACTATACAGTGGCAAATGTTCATTGATTGTTACCATTGGGACAAAGGAAATGCATTGCAAATCCACAGAAAATTATCCAATGAACATTTTTTTCCGTCCACACAATCAAAAATGCGGAATCATTTAGCGGATGAAGTTCTTAATTCAGATATGCTTAACCTTATGATTCAGTATCAAACACATTTAGGTTCTAAAGGTGTAGTTTTAAATGGGGCAATTGAACTTCTAAGGTACACCAGTAAACTTGTCAGTTTTTTTAGAGACATGCGTCCTGTAAAGCAAATGAATGATACACGATTGCATGACTTGTTGAGTGTTGCACATTTCTTTGATGATTGGAAAACTGCCTCATTGAATAATTCTTCATTAAAGTCTGTTGAAAGGAATAAACAAATAATGTCTATTCAATGTCATGAAGACATACAGTCTTGTATACTGGGGATGATAGATCTATGTAAAGTGTATCTCGGCATGAAATCTCTAGTGTATATTACACCAGGATTAATTAACTCGGATGTTGtagaaaatacatttaatgaacAGAGATCCACATACCATGGAGCTAATTCTAACCCTAATGCAATGCAGTATAGAAAAGCACTCAATAGCATTGTGCTTGGTCAGGGAATTATTTCTCAAAAGGCAAATGCTGGCAAAAATCGTGCTACAGCTATACCTTACAATTTAGCACTAAGAAAAGGTACTTCTAATATCAGTATGAAAACAACATCCCATGAAAAAAGCAAAGTAAAAGTGATCAGAATGTAAAGATCATGTTCTGTGTAAATTTTGACCAGATTTGTCAGATATTTATTTTCCAAGAATGTTTCAATCCATTAATGTATGGTTATAAATAAGCCTGTTATAATACAATGAttgtcttaaccctttcagtgcgggaaccgaattttgaaggcctttgcaaacagtttggatccagatgagacgccacagaacatggcgtctcatcaggatccaaactgtttgctattctgataatttttgaaaaaaatcgaagaaaatgctaattttagaaattaagcagacgacattttagcagacgacaaatttcccagcatgcaaacggTTAATTGGCAGTTTCACTTTATAGTACATGGCACATTATATAAAAAACCCACTTAACTTCATATTATACTAAGATGTACTACTACCGGTATTCTGATATGTTGGAAGTTTCCCCATGTGAACAACTGGAGAAATATTTAAGTTCTTATTTGATACTAGtgtaatgttaataaatatgtgcataattttattttatttttcatttgataaatttGATAAAACACTCAGATATATTTTCTCTGACAAGTATACtgtttttaccctttcccacatagaagctaagtgaaaatggctatgagcaaacagcataaaaccagaacagtctgcgagtaactcgcagtctgttcaagttttatgctgtttgctgctcatcagtatcaaagggtttgaaatgaagcctttaaaacttatctagtaagaaaggtatttaattaaatttaactttcataggaaatacaaatgcataaaaatacttatataagtggtaaagagttaaaatttaatgttataattGTAAACCAATGCTGGCACACTAGTACAAATATAACCTTGGCCTGCATATTTTAAGAAGTTACTAATATGCCGTTCTTAGAGGGCATTAAAGAATAAGACTTAATTGAAAAAGACCagaaaacactgtattatgtgaatttggaataagacatcaaactgtaaatggacatcattttggtgattttcacaaataaaactattaatttaatgaaatgaatttatttttgtaatattttatctatactacaagcttaataagcaattttccatgacttttttattaacaaagattgtattttcatcatttttactGTATTGTTAAACTGTGTCCATGCACCACATggacagtttcatttcatgaggattaaaaaaaaaacaatccagttttgcagtaaaattaatttaaatgatgctattatatatgcaagtatctgttttaattataatttgccaaactaaataaatacaacatataaaactgcataatatgcacttttgaaaaaacacaaattattcccaaattgatgtcttatccCAACTTCACATATTAATACTGAGTTAGAGTTAAAAAGGTAGTGTTTACATTCTACACCTGAGCAGTAGTTTACAAGCTGTTGGTCATTAATTACTTAATCCAGGTGTATTGCCCTGATACTGtagctttaaaattattatttttctttctcataaatattatcattcgcaagtatttatgtattcaaagacaacatattttaagaaatctacagaaattaaaaataaaaggaaaacacaaTGACACCCTGGGGAGGTCTGATGTTGACTTAAGGGCcattaacaactttgaaaaagctTCATTCCTGCCAAGTTTTGGCAAAAATAACCAGGTGGTTTAGGAAGAGATGCTGCTTTAGTAAAAAATGTTGACTTTTTGATATTTAAACCATTTCACCACTTTCTTTGAGCATAATTGGAAATCAACATTTATGAATGTCATAGTACATTtttgcaattacatgtatatcattttggTGTAAACTGTGTATTATTATGTCTATTGTCATATTTGATTTGTTACTGTTTGATATTCCATAacttaaatgtgtgtgtgttttccaaTACAATCATGAACCCTACATTTAATCTCAAATTCAACAAAATCTTTGCTAGATTAAAGTACCTGTATTgtgtacatatattaaaatactgaaatGTAATTACCCCTTTAATCCTGGTCTACAGCAGCTCAGGTCTTCATGTTCCAAAATTGAGGGCTGGTTCATGAAGAGTTGTACCACTTCTGGCTGACTAATTACATGACAGGTTGGATCGAAATTGATTACCCTCAGTCCCTCTGAAGATTTAGCACGGCCAAGTGCAACCCCAAGTTGTCCTGGTTTGAATATTTGGTGACAGTCCACTTCCAATCTACAAATATACCATATTTAGATAAACTGTGTTGAAAATAGTTATAATTTGTTAAGTTCAGGTATCATAAAAGCTTCTTAGTGAAATATTAAACAAAGTCTTCCTAATATAAACATTTGGGATTAATTTTACTGCGTTCATTCCAATAATTTCAACTcacaatattgaaaacaaaataaactgttccgaatattatgtatattattgtttatatattatgttatgtaAGGCACAGTTACCAGTAAACTAATGCATCTGGCTATGACTTAAACAAATTTAAGAATTTACTGAATTTTCTCTTAGAAGTTCTAATATAGGACCCAAGTCTGTTATCACTGTAGTGTATCAATAGCTGTTATGTAAGGACGGGTCTTTTTCTGATCTCTTCAGGAAAAAGTACATgcacaattgggaattttggtattctttttatttgtaaacaaggATAACGTATAGTATGTATTAAAATACTGTGGACATAACATCTTAGAATGTATGCATTTTTAACTGAAAGAAAGAAGTAAACTTTTGTTTATGACATACCGGTATTATTTATGCTTATTCTTAagattgggaattttttagcaaattttgaaGAATATATCATATGTAAATGTATGTGATACTTTGACAGTGACAGACATGTCACATGTTTGTTGTATTAATGGATGGAATTAATTTTGGGTTTGTTATGGAATGTTATTAAATGGTACTTTACCAGTGGCATATGTTAATAGGTATGCTCATATTATGCAATAAAACTTTAAGCATGTGaccaataaacaatgaaatgtaACAATGTAACTGATGTTTAGGTAAAATTTTGACCAGTTACAcagtaatattaaataataacaaatattgtatttgatTGCATGCAAATGTACAAATTTACTCACCTATTTAGAGTTAATCCTTGAGATTTATGAATGGTCATCGAAAAGCTCAGATTAACTGGATACTGAGTGCGTACAGCAACTTCTGCATTTTTCGATGGACTGAAAACTAAATTTTTAGTAACTTAGTTGTTTAGCTATCTACAAGGTGAAAAATCGTATTGTATCTTATCTTTGATCTAAACTTTCTTCTTTCATAActttaaattaaactgtttaaGACATAATCAACCATGTATTCTAGATTGATAAGCAATGTACACAATAgtcatgtattatattattgtttatatataagcaaacaaaaaataaattacctgCAAATCTGTGTTTTTCTAACTGTAATTTGGTTTGCAGAGATGTAAATTCTATCACTGGTCCCATGTCTGTGATGCTATGCACATGTCCTTGAAGTCCATTTACAAGTTTATCTGATATATTTTTCAACAGCATGACTGGTGAGCCAATTTTAAGCCACAGTATTTTTGGTGCAAtcattttttctaaaaaatgtCTGTCCCCGTCATCGTGTGACTTGAACTCGTACAGTTCTCCAGGGTATTCAAGTATACAATCACGATTGTGTTGATCAACCTTTTCATTACGAGAAAACAGCTTTACACAGTCACTTGCGTCTGTCAATGGTCTCTCTAGGGTTTTAATGAAATTGATACTATCAATTGACATTTCACCATCAGCAGCTTCTTTAATAGCCTTGATAAGATGTGGTTCGCTTTGTCTCACTACTTCTCTAAGGATTATCCTGTGGGGTATCACTTTTGTAAATAATtctgattgaaaacaaaattcaccTTCTTCAGCATACAAGGGATTTGGAACAGGGGGGAGTTGTTTAAAATCCCCACTTAATACTAGTTGAATTCCACCAAACAACTTATCCGGGTTTCTAATTTGGCAAACTTGGTCTAATGACTCGAAGAACTTCTTGCTCAACATTGAGCATTCGTCAATTATAAGGACATCTGTTGTTTTCAGTCTGTCTCTTACAATTGCGAATTCAGCATAATGTTCGACTACGCTCTTGACTTCACCCGTGTTGTAGCGACCGTCGCCTATTCCCGACCATTTGTGAATGGTCATCGCATTTGCATAGAGAGCAGATGCTATTCCAGTGGTGGCTGTTATTGCTACATTTTTGTTAttcttttttaatgatttttctaTCTGTTTAATTAAGTGCGTTTTACCAGTGCCTGCTGAGCCAAGTATTAAAACATTGTGACCGTTTGTTACCTTGTTTAACGCATCGATTTGTTCACCATTTAAATCCATTATGTAATTAAAATCAGTATACACAAACTGCGTAGTGTACAAATTTGACATACCGCGGGAAACTTCGGTTCCCACGTTTACTAATGAGATCGTGTAGAAGCTGGGAACCAAGACACACCTTCGctttggaccaatgaaatcacccGTAACAAAACTCCGCACGCACAccgtttgtttttgaaaatatgggtcacttgaaatatatgtaaacaaaggtttcaaacggcgctggacagttagttttgatgcataatgaaACGACAAGCACGGtagtaatgttttttcatacgttttattgaattatggtatcgaggtacattaACTTGgcagggaagatgccctttactccgtgaaaatTTCAGTCTTAacgacagcatgatcactgtcaactgggtcatgcgagttgtgtatcgtgttatttcttaaacgtTGACACAGCGTTTGTAAAAATACtgcaatacatatacatttccagaaaggaaattcatttctgcgttgaataagaccgagatcgtgaaaatcgctgcacaattgatgaagatatggctgttcaaagcaatgtaccccgttttggggtgattttgagttgcataccttgttatatatatatttgatagtgaaaaatttttttttcataaaagttaatttttcgttataatatgattatttatcattcaaaatgatgttttcactaattaatatcatagccacacgctaaccacctgtggccgGAACCGATCGCATCAGATAGTTTGAGAATCAGATCATCCGTGTTTACGGATTGATTTTCCTATATACCAGAAACACGAACTAGATTTCGCATGGATTACTGTTCTTGGTCATCGAGTTTCGATTCCAGTAGACTAATATTGGCCTTCAAATCCGAGTTTTCGGTAATAAGCAGAGTATTAGCTTGCTCTAGGGCTTCCAGTTTGGAGTTGAACTTAGACATTACACTCGAAACCACGTTTTCTACGATTGATTCAATGATTGTACGAAATGTAGCTACCAGGGTGTCAGATATTTTCTGGATTGCTTCTTCGGAGAGAGATAATGTCGACTCACAGGGTGATAGTGTTGTGGGCGATTCCATGATAGCCGGGAGGTAATTTGGGCGCTTGAGGTCGTTTATGAGTTTGTTATCGGGCGAACTGAGCGCTCGCTTGCTGTTTCTGGTGCGATCTGGGGTCTCGAAGAAATTTGACATTACCAGAAATCAGGAAAACGCTTAGGCTAAGACAGAACGTTTTTTCTATTTAACAAACACTTGCTATACACCAGCAGAAGATATTAGTACGTCAAAAGGTCCAACACTCACAATCACAAACACTTGCAATCCATCACTTTCAATACCATAACTCGCAGTTTACACTGCACAATTACATCGCAATCTTTACAGCTTATTCCAGCATTGTAGCATAACTTCAACTTATTTCCACTCAAGATAATTTCAGAtaatttcaaatcaaatcaaatcaaaagcattttgattatttgatttttaattcaCGCGCTTCATGCATAAACCCTATATTTATCCAAGCGAGATTGACGTTTACATCGCTAACAAAAATCGATAAGCATGAGCTGTGAAAAAACACGTCTT
Encoded proteins:
- the LOC127872172 gene encoding uncharacterized protein LOC127872172; its protein translation is MSNLYTTQFVYTDFNYIMDLNGEQIDALNKVTNGHNVLILGSAGTGKTHLIKQIEKSLKKNNKNVAITATTGIASALYANAMTIHKWSGIGDGRYNTGEVKSVVEHYAEFAIVRDRLKTTDVLIIDECSMLSKKFFESLDQVCQIRNPDKLFGGIQLVLSGDFKQLPPVPNPLYAEEGEFCFQSELFTKVIPHRIILREVVRQSEPHLIKAIKEAADGEMSIDSINFIKTLERPLTDASDCVKLFSRNEKVDQHNRDCILEYPGELYEFKSHDDGDRHFLEKMIAPKILWLKIGSPVMLLKNISDKLVNGLQGHVHSITDMGPVIEFTSLQTKLQLEKHRFAVFSPSKNAEVAVRTQYPVNLSFSMTIHKSQGLTLNRLEVDCHQIFKPGQLGVALGRAKSSEGLRVINFDPTCHVISQPEVVQLFMNQPSILEHEDLSCCRPGLKGNTQEPNPPGIYTLQDMQLIQESIDNVEMNENFRKDLLESFNIKKKMAHRKQVRVSETGIHDKKTTRKGKAPAVKKAQLKKDEQHVEEISSEEEYKLTVLLESANPSKPRDIIVKLTSYRAKLYLRRSKLKDVGYKSTFINEDLTSKRSSLLFNARALVKSGRLLGAWSSDGTILIKDSKSKIHRVSNNDYLTSFRSDDSNR